The following proteins come from a genomic window of Pelagicoccus albus:
- the speB gene encoding agmatinase translates to MGNNSYQNPPAFHSDDIEPSAPEKATFHIIPVPWETSVSYGGGTADGPNAILHSSVQLEHYLDGSFPGDAGIYTADAVDCQGEATEVLARIQAATSKSLELGKCPILLGGEHAMTLGPVKACLEQGIPFGIVQFDAHADLRYAYQGNLYSHASVMERCTDLGVPLHQIGVRALCKEEADRRSERGVTFLDAADLYWKGYPEQLLPDDFPEHVFITFDVDGLDPSIMPSTGTPVPGGLNWYQAIDGLERALKGRKLIGADFVELAPQPGQHAPDFLVANLIYKFMEIAQRQGCL, encoded by the coding sequence ATGGGAAACAATTCCTACCAAAACCCTCCCGCCTTCCATTCAGACGACATCGAACCGTCTGCCCCTGAGAAAGCGACCTTTCACATCATTCCGGTTCCTTGGGAAACGAGCGTTTCTTACGGTGGAGGTACCGCAGACGGGCCCAACGCGATTTTGCATTCTTCCGTACAACTAGAGCATTATCTTGATGGCAGCTTCCCCGGTGACGCAGGAATCTACACTGCTGACGCTGTCGATTGTCAGGGTGAAGCCACTGAAGTGTTAGCCCGTATCCAAGCAGCCACTTCAAAGTCTCTTGAGCTCGGAAAATGCCCGATTCTACTTGGCGGTGAGCATGCGATGACGTTGGGCCCGGTTAAGGCGTGCCTAGAACAGGGGATCCCCTTTGGAATTGTCCAATTCGATGCCCACGCAGATCTTCGATACGCGTATCAAGGTAATCTATACAGCCATGCGAGCGTGATGGAAAGATGCACGGATTTGGGCGTTCCTCTTCATCAAATCGGGGTTCGGGCGTTATGCAAAGAAGAGGCCGACAGACGTTCGGAGCGCGGCGTTACCTTCCTAGATGCAGCAGACCTTTACTGGAAAGGTTATCCCGAGCAGCTACTTCCCGACGATTTTCCGGAGCACGTCTTTATCACCTTCGATGTGGACGGCCTCGACCCTTCGATCATGCCTTCAACCGGTACTCCAGTCCCAGGCGGTCTGAATTGGTACCAAGCGATCGATGGTCTGGAGCGAGCATTGAAAGGCAGGAAACTGATCGGTGCTGACTTCGTCGAACTAGCGCCTCAGCCCGGCCAGCATGCCCCCGATTTTTTGGTCGCCAACCTTATCTACAAGTTCATGGAGATCGCCCAAAGGCAAGGATGCCTTTGA
- a CDS encoding GspE/PulE family protein — MALGRLQSGIVDYLLELKYLDADQCEVIKSTQEELNGSSFDNLLLADYRISPHQLNIAKARSYGVSPINVKQISINQGTWELLDQDFCSKNQVVPVASYGRYIAVALANPFELTVTSRISEISKKSVIALLAPEGDIQEVLKQDPKREETHFEDVVEAVGLEFEDGEIEDSEEGLDSEESAPIIQLSNRIVEDAYYAGASDIHIEPREKELVVRYRIDGVCQEKLKLPPKVSGSLVARFKIMSNLDIAERRLPQDGRIVFKQFTKKNIDIDLRVSTAPLNHGEGVVMRILDKQKSTLPMPALGFSEENLSRYREVIKQPYGMILHCGPTGSGKSMTLYSALNEINDPSFVIRTAEDPIEYTLNGINQMQMNRQIGLTFASALRAFLRQDPDIILVGEIRDQETANIAVEAALTGHLLISTLHTNDAPSTVARLTDMGIEPFMISSSLLCVCAQRLMRRVCKTCRIQYEPEGREKEILENGIGWSGPIFKHNPKGCPRCTNTGYKGRVGIHELMTSSEQLIEDINKGRETADLKRTAVAAGMKTLHQDSLLKVKDGITTMEEALATVPVDMF; from the coding sequence ATGGCTCTGGGACGATTACAGTCAGGCATAGTCGACTATCTGCTCGAGCTCAAGTACCTCGACGCAGATCAGTGCGAAGTTATCAAATCGACTCAAGAGGAGCTTAACGGTAGCAGCTTCGATAATTTGCTATTGGCGGATTATCGTATTTCGCCGCACCAACTCAATATCGCCAAGGCGCGAAGCTACGGAGTATCTCCCATAAACGTTAAGCAGATCTCTATCAATCAAGGTACCTGGGAGCTCCTTGACCAAGATTTCTGCTCCAAGAACCAAGTCGTTCCGGTTGCATCTTATGGTCGCTACATTGCGGTAGCATTGGCCAACCCGTTTGAACTCACGGTAACCTCTCGGATTTCCGAGATAAGCAAGAAATCCGTGATCGCTCTACTGGCGCCTGAGGGCGATATCCAGGAAGTCCTCAAGCAGGATCCCAAGCGAGAGGAGACTCATTTTGAAGATGTCGTTGAGGCGGTAGGGCTCGAGTTCGAAGATGGGGAGATCGAGGACTCGGAAGAAGGCCTCGATAGCGAGGAGTCCGCTCCGATTATCCAGCTTTCGAATAGAATTGTTGAAGACGCCTACTACGCTGGGGCTTCTGACATCCATATCGAGCCGCGCGAAAAGGAGTTAGTTGTTCGCTACCGAATCGACGGCGTTTGCCAAGAGAAGTTGAAGCTTCCGCCGAAGGTGTCTGGGTCGCTTGTCGCACGTTTCAAGATCATGTCTAATCTTGATATCGCGGAGCGCAGATTACCGCAGGACGGACGTATCGTTTTCAAGCAATTCACCAAGAAAAACATAGACATCGACTTACGTGTTTCGACTGCTCCGCTAAATCACGGGGAAGGGGTTGTAATGCGTATTCTGGACAAGCAAAAGTCCACGCTGCCTATGCCTGCTCTCGGGTTCTCTGAAGAAAATTTGAGTCGTTACCGGGAAGTGATCAAGCAGCCCTACGGCATGATTCTACACTGCGGGCCTACTGGCTCCGGTAAATCGATGACTTTGTATTCCGCACTGAATGAGATCAATGATCCAAGCTTTGTGATCAGAACTGCGGAAGATCCAATCGAGTATACTTTGAATGGCATCAACCAGATGCAGATGAACCGCCAGATCGGCCTTACGTTTGCCAGCGCTCTTCGCGCGTTTCTACGTCAGGATCCGGACATCATCCTGGTGGGAGAAATTCGTGACCAAGAAACGGCAAACATCGCGGTGGAAGCGGCACTCACGGGTCACTTGCTGATCAGTACGCTGCACACCAATGATGCGCCTAGCACGGTAGCTCGTCTGACGGATATGGGTATCGAGCCCTTTATGATCTCCTCTTCATTGCTTTGCGTCTGTGCCCAACGTCTGATGCGTCGGGTGTGCAAAACGTGTCGCATCCAGTACGAGCCGGAAGGGCGCGAGAAAGAAATTCTGGAAAATGGCATTGGTTGGAGTGGGCCAATTTTTAAGCATAACCCCAAAGGCTGTCCTAGATGCACGAATACAGGCTACAAGGGTCGCGTCGGTATCCACGAGCTAATGACCAGTAGCGAGCAATTGATCGAAGACATCAACAAGGGCAGAGAAACGGCGGATCTGAAGCGTACTGCTGTCGCTGCAGGTATGAAGACTTTGCACCAAGACAGCCTTTTAAAGGTGAAAGATGGCATAACGACCATGGAAGAGGCTCTGGCTACAGTGCCCGTGGACATGTTCTAG
- the obgE gene encoding GTPase ObgE produces MFVDETRIIAQAGDGGNGCISFRREKYEAFGGPNGGDGGKGGDVILEGTNNENNLVKFKYQQHWNAERGGHGLGSDRNGRGGKDAVLLVPLGTIVEDNSTGQVVAEILEVGQRVRILKGGNGGWGNAKFKSSINRAPRRANPGDPGEVGEFKLVLKSIADVGLVGYPNAGKSTLTNLITNARPKMAPYPFTTLHPGIGVIEYPNRYARLQMADIPGIIEGASENRGLGHRFLRHIERCFVLTFIIDMSGIDERAPWDDFSQLLKELGAYDASLLDKPRIVLANKMDEEIAVENLKEFKKRHDVVVQPISCLSEEGIEEFKEVLWEKVAEAKASEKETEIVDSESANDDSESL; encoded by the coding sequence ATGTTCGTAGACGAAACCAGAATAATTGCCCAAGCGGGTGACGGTGGAAACGGTTGTATCAGCTTTCGCCGTGAGAAATACGAGGCCTTTGGCGGCCCTAACGGGGGCGATGGCGGCAAAGGCGGCGATGTAATTCTTGAAGGGACGAACAACGAAAACAACCTCGTCAAATTTAAGTACCAGCAACATTGGAATGCGGAGCGTGGCGGGCACGGACTGGGCTCGGATCGTAATGGGCGCGGAGGCAAGGATGCGGTCCTTTTGGTTCCGCTCGGCACAATTGTGGAGGATAACTCCACTGGCCAAGTGGTAGCGGAAATCTTGGAAGTGGGCCAAAGGGTGCGCATTCTCAAAGGCGGCAATGGAGGCTGGGGAAACGCCAAGTTCAAGAGTTCCATCAACCGCGCTCCACGACGGGCAAATCCAGGAGATCCCGGTGAAGTCGGCGAATTTAAGCTAGTGCTCAAGAGTATTGCGGACGTGGGCCTTGTTGGTTACCCCAACGCCGGTAAGTCCACGCTTACTAACTTGATCACCAACGCTCGGCCGAAGATGGCACCTTATCCGTTTACGACTTTGCATCCTGGAATTGGGGTCATCGAGTATCCGAACCGGTACGCGAGGCTTCAGATGGCGGACATCCCTGGGATAATCGAGGGGGCGAGCGAAAACCGCGGACTGGGGCATCGCTTTCTCCGTCACATCGAACGTTGTTTTGTCCTCACGTTTATTATCGATATGTCAGGCATCGACGAACGCGCTCCTTGGGATGATTTTTCCCAGCTTCTGAAGGAGTTGGGGGCCTATGACGCTTCTCTTTTAGATAAGCCACGCATCGTTCTCGCCAATAAGATGGACGAGGAAATTGCGGTGGAAAATCTAAAAGAATTCAAAAAACGCCATGATGTGGTGGTCCAGCCGATCTCTTGTTTGTCGGAAGAAGGAATCGAAGAATTCAAGGAAGTTCTCTGGGAAAAGGTGGCAGAAGCTAAAGCTAGTGAAAAAGAAACCGAGATAGTGGATAGCGAATCCGCGAACGACGACTCGGAATCACTCTAG
- a CDS encoding S8 family serine peptidase, which translates to MKLPKSKTLIPTLITLLVCLTGALGLLFDVSESETKSIFGEVKSGSEASAVHSKRQTPESESILASKVDDLAKILAQDSDWQDRYPRGEISKSEWLDSTGPVFKNRSLLRTGSDRIPWVVWEDRFTEAVGGEIVQLSAVVYMADIFLIDANPDLVHPDAFDEFIQEFGLTVEKASELTDVVCVKLPSESLDTLDGTMNAFQARFPGASVEYEFLNFPSVEPDDWSSARMWGLDQINALDAWEFQTGPTDESVVVAVIDTGLQVSHPDIAENVYSNSRYVGNEWDFVDEDSDPNDVDGHGTHVAGIVGAVGNNGSGSVGVNWNVKILPLKVGDEEGLRTSAIIDALAYVSSLKRAGVNIVATNNSYGSGGYSSMTRSEISKHKDLGVLFVAAAGNDGINMDASSDSMEYPAGYDLDNIISVASSNQEDALNASSNYGSESVDISAPGSDIYSLYPTDSYEFLSGTSMASPMVAGAVALLAASDPTLSASQIKTRLMESADLVESQSGFTVSGRRLNLLAALDPDFSGHEIEISNVSDSIVLIPEVGMTAMFHVEAHGSANISVSISEGDSVEFAELANDGSYRFLATGEGQSVIRFESELGGILRSIEKTVIVGDASSVSTGLLHHFTFDSQGATEEDLAGGSDGTLVGVTKEYDDYGQSVRFDSFTDKMSFAGQFSEQVTIAALVRSDNLISSAHPRIVNMPFYYLYISSGEGSGVPDGNRQTLKFYSDFENYGVWNAPPRSIQEGQWYYVVGSFDSSSVENTPALYINGGAQVVRMQQAPSGSMLSTGTTSYVGNNAASERSFEGVIADVRIYNRELSSTEVSQLGAYLVQSKGANFLISGEDSVGLYEQTSFELRDFSYYPGDVVVEWYLADDSVGEVSETGEIQFYESGSQFVYAQVSDGVVTRVLRKQVEVELTAGYYEGETSGGGRVVVWVDDSLASGWVSIFDPETGFYRFEQSITIDEEGSFLSEEDSNGQISGSLSSELSGTVAFYGISFTGTFHNAPTDGSDFFTEYEGGVVGVLGDSLTLSVFSDESVVLLREGNYPDVITGVLDSSGGFVSSSSESETISIVFDSESTVVGTWGEHDLFLRQSGTAAVSSLMAGYFVGETSGSGLNGLYVEFVPPGADASEYLSGGELTFDENAQQDSTFELMLAADGSAERVSAGSWEERLDFLASFVSSEDSKISVKEVDEIRGQLLLADESYGVLMFEVTGEYPIEILSRALGFSFVSDGAEDPMVSIYRLQDGLAELLGANDDWQDGATVTSAGESVQGAYLNLLSGFDELSLDPLPSDSKESAFRVWLSPGRYLLRVELASGDPGSCLIEAFAL; encoded by the coding sequence ATGAAATTGCCTAAGTCAAAGACACTAATTCCGACGCTGATTACACTGTTGGTCTGTCTGACTGGGGCCTTGGGCTTGCTCTTTGACGTAAGTGAGAGCGAAACCAAGAGCATTTTCGGAGAGGTCAAGAGTGGCAGCGAAGCTAGTGCGGTTCACTCGAAGCGACAAACTCCAGAATCTGAATCTATTCTCGCATCGAAGGTCGACGATCTTGCTAAAATATTAGCTCAAGATAGCGATTGGCAGGATCGATATCCTCGAGGTGAAATATCGAAAAGCGAATGGTTGGACTCGACGGGGCCAGTTTTTAAGAACCGTAGCTTATTAAGAACCGGCTCTGATAGAATTCCATGGGTCGTTTGGGAAGATCGATTTACGGAAGCCGTTGGAGGAGAAATTGTGCAGCTTTCTGCTGTCGTATATATGGCAGACATCTTCCTCATCGATGCGAACCCAGATTTAGTCCATCCCGACGCTTTCGACGAATTCATCCAGGAATTCGGGCTAACTGTGGAAAAGGCTTCGGAGTTGACGGATGTTGTTTGTGTCAAGTTGCCTAGTGAAAGTTTGGATACGTTGGATGGGACGATGAATGCTTTTCAGGCTCGTTTTCCCGGAGCTTCCGTCGAATACGAATTTTTGAATTTTCCGAGCGTAGAGCCCGATGATTGGAGTTCGGCACGCATGTGGGGACTTGATCAAATCAATGCTCTTGATGCGTGGGAGTTTCAAACCGGACCTACCGACGAGAGTGTTGTGGTCGCTGTCATCGATACGGGACTACAAGTCTCTCATCCTGATATAGCTGAAAATGTGTATTCGAATTCCAGATATGTAGGGAATGAATGGGATTTTGTAGACGAAGACTCTGATCCGAATGACGTCGACGGGCACGGGACACATGTAGCGGGAATTGTGGGAGCTGTGGGTAATAATGGATCCGGCTCCGTAGGAGTGAACTGGAACGTTAAAATATTGCCGCTGAAGGTTGGTGATGAGGAAGGGCTAAGGACCTCAGCGATAATCGATGCCCTTGCTTATGTTAGCTCGCTGAAAAGGGCTGGAGTCAATATTGTGGCGACCAACAATTCCTACGGCTCAGGGGGATATAGTTCGATGACCCGCTCGGAGATCTCCAAACATAAGGACCTTGGAGTACTTTTTGTGGCCGCTGCGGGGAATGACGGTATCAACATGGATGCCTCGAGCGACAGCATGGAGTATCCGGCCGGTTACGATTTGGATAATATCATTTCGGTAGCGAGTTCGAACCAAGAAGACGCTTTAAACGCTTCGTCGAACTACGGTAGCGAAAGCGTAGATATTTCGGCTCCGGGGAGCGATATCTATTCACTGTATCCGACTGATTCGTACGAGTTCCTGTCGGGAACTTCTATGGCATCGCCGATGGTCGCTGGAGCTGTTGCTCTTCTTGCTGCGTCCGATCCCACCTTGTCTGCAAGTCAGATCAAAACGCGTTTAATGGAGAGCGCGGATCTTGTCGAAAGCCAGAGTGGGTTCACTGTCAGTGGGAGAAGGTTGAATCTTTTGGCAGCTCTCGATCCAGATTTCTCTGGCCACGAAATCGAAATCTCAAATGTATCGGATTCTATCGTGCTGATTCCTGAAGTAGGAATGACTGCCATGTTTCACGTGGAGGCTCACGGGTCTGCAAATATTTCAGTCAGCATATCAGAAGGTGACAGTGTTGAGTTCGCAGAATTGGCGAACGATGGAAGCTATCGATTTTTAGCGACTGGAGAGGGACAATCTGTGATTCGTTTCGAGTCAGAATTGGGTGGGATTTTGCGTTCGATAGAAAAGACAGTCATTGTCGGGGATGCCTCTTCTGTATCGACCGGGCTGTTACACCATTTCACGTTTGATAGCCAAGGAGCCACTGAAGAGGATTTAGCGGGTGGTAGCGATGGTACGTTGGTCGGTGTCACTAAAGAGTACGACGACTATGGGCAAAGCGTCAGATTTGACAGCTTCACCGATAAGATGTCCTTCGCGGGCCAGTTTTCTGAGCAAGTTACTATAGCTGCGCTAGTTCGGTCTGATAATTTGATTTCGAGCGCCCATCCACGTATTGTGAACATGCCCTTCTACTACTTGTACATTTCGTCGGGAGAGGGTTCGGGCGTGCCGGATGGGAACCGTCAGACTTTGAAGTTCTACTCGGATTTCGAAAATTATGGAGTTTGGAATGCTCCGCCGCGTTCTATTCAAGAAGGCCAGTGGTACTATGTAGTTGGAAGCTTTGACAGCTCAAGCGTCGAGAACACTCCAGCTTTGTACATAAACGGCGGTGCTCAAGTGGTGCGTATGCAGCAGGCTCCATCGGGGAGTATGCTTTCGACGGGAACCACTTCCTATGTTGGCAACAACGCGGCATCAGAGCGCTCGTTTGAGGGAGTGATCGCCGATGTTAGGATATACAATCGGGAATTGAGCTCGACTGAGGTCAGCCAATTAGGGGCCTATTTGGTTCAAAGCAAAGGTGCTAACTTTTTAATATCGGGGGAGGACTCTGTCGGATTGTATGAGCAGACATCCTTTGAGCTTAGGGACTTCAGCTATTACCCCGGAGACGTCGTGGTGGAATGGTATCTTGCAGACGATTCCGTCGGTGAAGTCTCCGAGACGGGAGAGATCCAATTCTACGAGTCCGGTTCGCAATTTGTGTATGCGCAAGTTTCGGATGGTGTCGTGACCCGAGTTTTGCGCAAGCAGGTCGAAGTGGAACTTACGGCTGGCTACTACGAGGGCGAGACTTCCGGAGGAGGACGTGTAGTGGTCTGGGTGGACGATTCTCTCGCGAGCGGTTGGGTATCTATCTTCGACCCTGAAACCGGATTCTATCGATTCGAACAAAGTATAACCATCGATGAGGAGGGGAGCTTTTTGTCAGAAGAAGATTCGAATGGACAAATCTCCGGTTCGCTCTCTTCGGAGCTAAGCGGCACCGTGGCGTTTTACGGAATTTCGTTTACCGGAACCTTCCATAATGCACCCACTGATGGTTCCGATTTCTTTACCGAATACGAAGGTGGTGTCGTGGGCGTTTTAGGCGATTCGCTTACGCTTTCAGTCTTCAGCGACGAGAGTGTCGTTCTGCTGCGAGAAGGAAATTATCCAGATGTGATAACTGGTGTTTTGGATTCTTCGGGCGGCTTCGTTTCTAGCTCATCCGAGAGTGAAACTATCTCGATCGTTTTCGATTCGGAATCGACAGTTGTGGGAACGTGGGGAGAGCATGACTTGTTTTTGCGGCAGTCTGGAACTGCTGCGGTTTCCTCGTTAATGGCTGGATATTTTGTGGGTGAAACAAGTGGCAGCGGCCTAAATGGGCTTTATGTCGAGTTTGTTCCTCCGGGCGCAGATGCCTCGGAGTACCTCTCAGGCGGGGAGTTGACGTTTGATGAAAACGCCCAACAAGATTCGACGTTTGAGCTCATGCTCGCAGCGGATGGCAGCGCTGAGCGCGTGTCGGCAGGTTCTTGGGAAGAACGTCTAGACTTTCTCGCGTCTTTCGTTTCCTCGGAAGATTCGAAGATATCAGTCAAAGAAGTAGATGAGATTCGAGGTCAGCTCCTGCTCGCAGACGAATCCTATGGGGTGCTTATGTTCGAGGTGACTGGAGAGTATCCGATCGAAATACTGAGCCGTGCTCTCGGTTTTTCATTTGTGAGCGACGGAGCGGAGGATCCAATGGTTTCAATTTACAGACTACAGGATGGGCTGGCTGAACTACTCGGAGCCAATGACGATTGGCAAGATGGAGCTACGGTCACTTCAGCGGGAGAAAGCGTCCAGGGCGCATATTTGAACCTGCTCAGTGGATTCGATGAGCTGAGCCTAGATCCGCTGCCTTCGGACTCCAAGGAATCGGCTTTCCGCGTTTGGCTAAGCCCGGGGCGCTATCTCCTGCGGGTTGAGTTGGCCTCCGGCGACCCCGGTAGTTGCTTGATTGAAGCTTTTGCGCTCTAA
- a CDS encoding ATP-dependent Clp protease ATP-binding subunit, translated as MEPMNNFTPRAQQVLALARKEADRFHHNYVGTEHILLGLIKLGQGVAVSVLQKMGLDLETVRSAVEKQVGSGPEGKAAGSIPYTPRVKKVLALAGKEAKALNHSYVGTEHILLGLLREGEGVAARVLKSLDVDIERTRNEILRELDPQFSGETDEAVSPTRSQAQEEKKEAKTPALKAFGRDLTELARQGDLDPVIGRKSEIRRVIQILCRRTKNNPVLIGEAGVGKTAIVEGLALEIASGVVPEILVDKKVVTLDLALMVAGTKYRGQFEERIKAVMDEIKRAGNIIIFIDELHTIVGAGAAEGAMDASNIFKPALSRGELQCIGATTLNEYRKFIEKDSALDRRFQSVKVDAPNIEDTILILKGIRGKYEEHHKAVFTDESLAAAAKLSERYITSRFLPDKAIDVMDEAGSRARIASLNRPPEIETLAKQVEEVCGKKEEAISKQHFEEAAKFRDEEKRLRKKQEDVLEEWKTSREENRITIGEDDMLKVVSDWTGVPLQRLEKKETERLLQLEKELQETVIGQDEACVAISKALRRSRADLKDPKRPIGSFMFLGPTGVGKTFLARTLAEKMFGDRDAIIQVDMSEYMEKFSVSRMIGSPPGYVGHEEGGQLSEQVRRKPYSLVLFDEIEKAHPDVVQIMLQIFEEGHLTDSLGRIIDFRNTIIIMTTNVGASVIQKQTTMGFGAVTNLSDDFDGVKSKVMDEAKKAFKPEFLNRINDLIVFHSLARHDLVKIVDLEIAKLQKRLVDKEITMTLDSDAKELLIDEGYDEKYGARPLRRSIERFLEDPLAEALLSGQVQEGDSIMVIRDGQELKFTKIADSETEGEGVSSESEK; from the coding sequence ATGGAACCAATGAATAACTTCACTCCCCGCGCTCAACAAGTATTGGCCTTGGCGCGTAAGGAGGCAGACCGCTTTCACCACAACTACGTAGGCACGGAGCACATTTTGCTAGGCCTCATCAAGTTAGGTCAGGGTGTGGCCGTCAGCGTTCTTCAAAAAATGGGTCTCGATTTGGAGACAGTTCGCAGCGCGGTTGAAAAGCAAGTTGGGTCCGGCCCTGAAGGCAAGGCAGCGGGAAGCATCCCATACACGCCTCGTGTCAAAAAGGTTTTGGCCCTAGCCGGCAAAGAAGCGAAGGCTCTGAACCACAGCTACGTTGGCACCGAGCACATCCTACTCGGTCTACTACGAGAGGGCGAAGGGGTGGCTGCTCGGGTACTCAAGTCTCTCGACGTAGACATCGAGCGTACCCGCAACGAAATCCTTCGGGAGCTCGATCCGCAATTTTCGGGTGAAACAGACGAAGCCGTTTCGCCAACTCGTTCTCAGGCCCAGGAAGAGAAAAAGGAAGCGAAGACTCCCGCTCTCAAAGCATTTGGTCGCGATCTAACTGAGTTGGCCCGACAAGGTGACTTGGACCCAGTCATCGGACGCAAAAGCGAGATTCGCCGCGTTATCCAAATCCTTTGCCGTCGTACCAAAAACAATCCGGTTTTGATCGGTGAAGCGGGTGTCGGTAAAACAGCGATCGTGGAAGGCTTGGCACTCGAGATCGCCAGCGGCGTCGTTCCAGAGATTCTGGTAGACAAGAAGGTTGTTACCTTGGACTTGGCTCTCATGGTGGCGGGTACTAAGTACCGTGGTCAGTTCGAGGAGCGTATCAAGGCCGTCATGGACGAGATCAAGAGAGCTGGAAACATCATCATTTTCATCGATGAGCTCCACACTATCGTGGGAGCGGGTGCTGCTGAAGGGGCCATGGACGCCTCAAACATCTTCAAGCCGGCGCTATCGAGAGGCGAGTTGCAATGTATCGGAGCGACTACTCTCAACGAATACCGTAAATTTATCGAAAAGGATAGCGCCTTGGATCGCCGCTTCCAAAGCGTGAAGGTTGATGCCCCGAACATCGAAGATACCATTTTGATTCTGAAGGGAATCAGAGGTAAATACGAAGAGCACCACAAAGCTGTATTTACCGATGAGTCTTTGGCTGCGGCTGCCAAGCTTTCAGAACGTTACATTACTTCCCGTTTCTTGCCGGACAAGGCGATCGACGTGATGGACGAGGCTGGTTCGCGAGCTCGCATTGCCTCTTTGAATCGCCCGCCAGAAATCGAAACTCTCGCTAAGCAGGTAGAAGAGGTCTGCGGGAAAAAGGAAGAGGCAATCAGCAAGCAGCACTTTGAAGAGGCCGCGAAGTTCCGAGACGAAGAAAAGCGTCTACGTAAGAAGCAGGAGGACGTCCTCGAAGAGTGGAAAACTAGCCGCGAGGAAAACCGTATCACTATCGGAGAAGACGATATGCTGAAGGTCGTTTCCGATTGGACTGGCGTGCCACTCCAACGGCTCGAAAAGAAAGAGACGGAACGCTTGCTACAGCTCGAAAAGGAACTTCAGGAAACCGTTATTGGCCAAGACGAAGCATGTGTCGCCATATCCAAGGCGCTTCGCCGTAGCAGAGCGGACCTTAAGGATCCGAAGCGTCCGATTGGCTCATTTATGTTCCTCGGCCCAACCGGCGTGGGTAAAACATTCCTCGCCAGAACGCTCGCTGAAAAGATGTTTGGCGACCGGGATGCGATCATCCAAGTCGACATGTCAGAGTACATGGAGAAGTTCTCCGTATCCCGTATGATTGGCTCGCCTCCAGGCTATGTTGGGCACGAAGAAGGCGGTCAGCTTTCGGAACAGGTACGTAGAAAGCCGTACTCGCTGGTCCTATTCGACGAGATAGAAAAAGCTCACCCGGACGTTGTGCAGATCATGCTTCAGATTTTCGAAGAGGGTCACCTCACCGATAGTTTAGGACGCATAATCGACTTCCGCAATACGATCATCATCATGACCACCAACGTGGGTGCGAGCGTGATCCAAAAGCAGACCACGATGGGCTTCGGAGCGGTTACCAATCTTTCCGACGACTTTGACGGTGTTAAGTCGAAGGTCATGGATGAGGCGAAGAAGGCATTTAAGCCGGAATTCCTCAACCGCATCAATGACCTCATCGTCTTCCACAGCTTGGCTCGCCATGATTTGGTCAAGATTGTAGATCTCGAAATCGCAAAGTTGCAAAAGCGCCTCGTTGACAAGGAGATCACTATGACTCTCGACAGCGACGCGAAGGAGCTGCTCATCGACGAAGGTTACGACGAAAAGTACGGAGCCCGCCCGCTTCGTCGTTCGATCGAACGCTTCCTTGAGGATCCTCTCGCTGAAGCTCTCTTGAGCGGTCAGGTACAGGAAGGCGACAGCATCATGGTGATTCGTGATGGCCAGGAGCTGAAGTTCACTAAGATCGCAGACAGCGAGACCGAAGGTGAGGGAGTCTCGAGCGAGTCCGAAAAGTAG